cacaagccatccagcatttaatatgatcgatctagcttactgcagtatCTCAAACAcggcagccaccgagcgaacgcacagagtaacgttataacataattttcaacactctcaaatgtatctaatatgataaacagagctgcgtgacctcatactcatgactggaaaagcggaagcggcgctggcgactgtggcataataaaagttctgccgCTCGTGAGACGTGTGTTGCGCAATTGCTCCagtggcctcgttcagctcccacaacactcggtcctgctctgcttcatactacagtaacattaataatcgcatccatgaacatgatttcttcccgagtcctatccctattcttttgcaccatccatccattgaggggaagaccacatgtcccaagattccgcgctcaaacttggcgtcatcaagctacgcctttgttttgaataggcctctagcgacctctagcggataaaatttttacatattgcacctttaagttcaCTGTTGTAGTCTTTCAGGTAAAACAAGCTCATTTAGTGTGAGTAAAAATAAGCCTGAAGGCACTAatttaatgatctaagcacatggtctaaagtgcacggcgcaagtgcacttttgctagtttaactaCGGGAAAAATATTTGGCACgcccggcgcatggtctaaaagggttgtccctattctcttaatgagtaatgggtgtgttttgggcataacgtgcaataaaccaataaGTGTCTCATCTCTcgttccctttaaaagccagttgcgctcacgccatggcggattcgctatgtacatggcggaatttgcagcagaaaaacagaacacttctctagcgaggaaacggatctgcttgtGCACgcaagcagaccatctacgggacaaaAAACCCTTGCGTTGCGAATAGcctttaaaataactaaaaatactaataataatgagGCAATATTAATtggttcaaataaaaaaaatcaaaagcatGTAATAATATggatttattgaacaacactgttaaaatacataatgtaatacacataatataaacaatcaacTTATGTACATTACGCATAATAACAAATGCAtgcagagggcgccaacggcctggtgattgttgttgttacactttacagcatgatcaaatccttgtttaatattggccaaacaacatttaattcaaatgtccacttaatctttaatatttgtccACTTCTTTAcgatttaaacttttattttgaaattgcgATGAACAACAATTTGCATATTTAGAAGCATATTGATTTATTCACCTGTGTTGGCCTTAGATTAGACATTACAACTCTGGTGAAATGGCACACGTTGCGTTCCCAGATGAACGTTATAAGCAACTCAAACTCAAACAACATATGCAGAGAGTTTGTTAACTGAGCTGaaacatgtatacattttataaaacagtcTAATAATGGGGTTCATGGAATCTCGTCCTTGGAATGCGCCACTTCCAGTATTTTGCCATCGACATGAATAAATTGCAATctaggattttttaaaatcgtGTACTTGAATTTAATTAAGGAATTGTGACAGTCCTAGTGGGATCAGATAAGATCTTAGAGTTTAGTGTGATGGAAACATTTGTAAATACTTTTCTGGAACTACTTTTCACTGAAAAATGCTTTTTCACAGTCACAGttaaatttcttcattttatagTCTTATttcatctctctctgtctgcagAATGAAGAGCGATGATGTGATCAGATCAGTGACGCCCCGTTTGACCTGCACTTACTCCGACCTCATCAGGCAGAGAGTCAGAGACcagcacaaaaacagcatgaagAACAAGTATAAGAGCTTatttgaaggagtgaatgaagaacatgagcttttacagatggagaaaacaGCCAGAACACAAGACACTCCAATCTActgcaatgacatctttaaaCCCTTACATGAACCAGGCtgtgagaagaaagaaaaaatcaaGACTGTTCTTACTAAAGGCATCGCTGGAATTGGAAAAAccgtctctgtgcagaagttcattctGGACTGGTCCGAGGGTAAAGCCAATCAGGATGTAGATTTCATGTTTGTGCTTCCATTTCGAGAGCTGAACTTGATTAAAGGTCACCCGCACAGTCTTCACGGACTTCTGTTGGACTTTCATCCTGAACTTCAAAATTTTGACTCAAAGATTTATGAGGAGtgtaaagttgtgttcatctttgatggtctggatgaaagCAGAATTACACTGATGTTTTCAGACGATTTGAAAATTTGTGATGTGAATGAGTCTTCGGCAGTGGGTTTGTTGATGTCAAACCTTATCAGTGGAGATttgcttccctctgctctcatctggatcacctccagaccagcagcagccaatcagatccctTCAAAATACATCAACCGTGTGACAGAAATTCAGGGATTCAATGAGCCACAGAAGGAGGAAtatttcaggaagagaatcagtgatgAGAATCAAGCCAGCAGAATCATCTCACACATTAGAAGATCAAGAAGCCTCCACATCATGTGTCACATACCagtcttctgctggatctcagccaCTGTGCTTCAAAACCTCCTGAAGCAAGATGACAGTGCAGAAATCCCTCAAACTCTGACTGAAATGTACATCCACTTCCTGCTGACTCAGGTCAACATGAAGAATCAGAAGTATCCAGAGAAACTCCTGCTGTCCAACAGAGATGTGATTGTGAAACTTGCTGAACTGGCtttcaaacagctgatgaaGGGCAATGTGATGTTCTATGAGGAGGACCTGATTGAGAGTGGCATAAATGTCACTGACGCCTCAGTGTATTCTGGGATTTGCACTGAGATCTTTAAGGAGGAATCTGTGATTCATCAGAGGAAAGTCTACTGCTTCATACATCTGAGCTTTCAGGAGTTTCTAGCTGCTTTCTTTGTGTTTTACTGCCATGTAAGTAAGAATAACAAATCACTGAAGTCGTTTCTGGAAAAAGAATATACAAAGTACATTCAGAAAAACTCTCTGTATGAGCTACTAAAAGCAGCTGTTAACAAATCTTTCAGGAGTAAAACTGGACAACTGGATCTTTTCCTGCGGTTCCTGTTCGGCGTCTCACTGGAGTCCAATCAGAGACTCTTACAGGATCTACTGACAGACACAGTGAACAGCTCAGAGATCATCAGAAAAATCACAcagcacattaaaaacacaatcaaGTGTGATGAACATCTCTCAGCTGACAAATGCATTAATCTGTTCCTCTGTCTGCTGGAAACTAATGATCAGACTCTCTACAGAGAGATTCAGGAGTTTGTGAAATCAGAGGATCACTCAGTGAATGAACTCTCTCCATCTCACTGCTCAACAATAGCCTACATGCTTCAGATATCAGAGGAGGTGCTGGATGAGTTTGATCTGAAGAAATACAACACATCAGATGAGGGTAGAAGGAGACTGATACCAGCTGTGCTGCACTGCAGAAAAGCTCTGTGAGTATTAATTTATGTGATTGTAAATTAAGCTGTATGTGTCTCTTTTGTTGATACACAGTAACATTGTAATACCTCCATCAAATCATGacactgttttgtttgaaatgactaTAATTTAAAAGGAAATAAGAAGCTGTTGGAAGAGGACAAAACTGTTTTAGTGCAAACAGGAATACAGAAAACATGAATAGTGCCAGTGCAGCAAAAGACAGAGACAACTGTGAAGATGAATAATCAGGAATTAAATGATAAAGTACTTTATTGGTTTATGTACAAGAACAATGACTGTCATTCTTATATGTGTTAATCTCttatagtgttgtcaaaagtatcaACCATGATACCAAGGTACAAAAAATGACGTTTTGGGCaatgttgagcagattcgtaaacacctctgtttggcctttgtgttgacgcgctcatcagatatgtctgtgattggctacaatgatcgaCGCATGGGAGCATTTAAAAGcacatggaagtgtttgaaggagcgggagcgtttgaacgCAGGATCatccgctgatagatgcctgctttcaaaagcTCCCTTGTGTATCTGTTTAAGGgctcagtgaagagcgtcactgatgtctatttacaacatgttttggaagcgttgatcattgtagccaatcacagacatatctgatgagcgcatcaacacaaaggccaatcaaaggtgtttacaaatccgctcaatagcactcaaagcgtcatctttttaaaatttcagtactgacttgttATCACAGTCGGTACTTTTAACAACACTAATCtcttatttcatttaaacattttactgCACTGTTATGTAGAATCAGTTGCTTTGGAATATAAATCAAATTGTCTTGGTCATGTGATTTTCAGCAAACAGCTTTACCTGTGTCAAATATGACTAACTGATCTTGAGTCAGTTTTATAATAACCTTACAGTATCAGactaatttaaacatatttgagCTGATTGTCAGTCAATATTTAGAGTTCACTTCCTGATGAAAATAGAGTATTAGTTATGTGATCAATTTGTGATCAATACCATGTGCACAAAACTGATGTTTCGGTTACTAATGTAACCAGTTACAAAGATCTCCACTGCGCCTTTTTACCAGTAAGCTCTCTAAGCTGACTCGTCCATGAACCAGAGTAGCTTGGTCTGGAAGACTGGAAGGACTGCCATCATGTGGAGGGTGGATCCTGCCTAGCCGACCGCTGTATAATCCCTCGTCACCAGGGCGGTAGTGGCTCTGCTGGGCTTAGAGGAATAGGTGGCACATGTCTTCCTTCC
This window of the Ctenopharyngodon idella isolate HZGC_01 chromosome 17, HZGC01, whole genome shotgun sequence genome carries:
- the LOC127498742 gene encoding NACHT, LRR and PYD domains-containing protein 3-like isoform X1, which codes for MSGKKKQKKKLVLVQTRKAASPEPSCVSMKSDASMDPPPKLNDGALTSNPDSTSGKMSGKKKQKKKLVLVQTRKAASPESSCVSMKSDASMDPPPKLNDGAPTSNPDNTSGKMSGKKKQKKKLVLVQTRKAASPESSCVSMKSDASMDPPPKLNDRALTSNPEMKSDDVIRSVTPRLTCTYSDLIRQRVRDQHKNSMKNKYKSLFEGVNEEHELLQMEKTARTQDTPIYCNDIFKPLHEPGCEKKEKIKTVLTKGIAGIGKTVSVQKFILDWSEGKANQDVDFMFVLPFRELNLIKGHPHSLHGLLLDFHPELQNFDSKIYEECKVVFIFDGLDESRITLMFSDDLKICDVNESSAVGLLMSNLISGDLLPSALIWITSRPAAANQIPSKYINRVTEIQGFNEPQKEEYFRKRISDENQASRIISHIRRSRSLHIMCHIPVFCWISATVLQNLLKQDDSAEIPQTLTEMYIHFLLTQVNMKNQKYPEKLLLSNRDVIVKLAELAFKQLMKGNVMFYEEDLIESGINVTDASVYSGICTEIFKEESVIHQRKVYCFIHLSFQEFLAAFFVFYCHVSKNNKSLKSFLEKEYTKYIQKNSLYELLKAAVNKSFRSKTGQLDLFLRFLFGVSLESNQRLLQDLLTDTVNSSEIIRKITQHIKNTIKCDEHLSADKCINLFLCLLETNDQTLYREIQEFVKSEDHSVNELSPSHCSTIAYMLQISEEVLDEFDLKKYNTSDEGRRRLIPAVLHCRKALLADCNLTGQFCESLSSSLQSSNSLLRELDLSNNDLWDSGGKLLSDGLKSSHCQLNILRLAACNLTGQFCESLSSSLQSSNSLLRELDLSNNDLCDSGVKLLSDGLKSSHCQLNILRLSGCMVTEEGCCYLASALSSNPSHLRELDLSYNHPGQSLVTLVSDPNYRLDKLNLDHGGEIRIKAGLQKYACDLTLDLNTANTHLALSERNRKVTHVEEEQSYPDHPERFDVLPQVLCRESLSGRCYWEAEWSFWADISMMYKGISRRGKSDDCWFGYNEKSWSLNCLKNSFTVRHNNKSTDISVPSHLSNRVGVYLDWLAGTLSFYSVSETHTLTHLHTLNSTFTEPLYAGFGVYFSGSVSLCEKQ
- the LOC127498742 gene encoding NACHT, LRR and PYD domains-containing protein 3-like isoform X5 gives rise to the protein MSGKKKQKKKLVLVQTRKAASPESSCVSMKSDASMDPPPKLNDGAPTSNPDNTSGKMSGKKKQKKKLVLVQTRKAASPESSCVSMKSDASMDPPPKLNDRALTSNPEMKSDDVIRSVTPRLTCTYSDLIRQRVRDQHKNSMKNKYKSLFEGVNEEHELLQMEKTARTQDTPIYCNDIFKPLHEPGCEKKEKIKTVLTKGIAGIGKTVSVQKFILDWSEGKANQDVDFMFVLPFRELNLIKGHPHSLHGLLLDFHPELQNFDSKIYEECKVVFIFDGLDESRITLMFSDDLKICDVNESSAVGLLMSNLISGDLLPSALIWITSRPAAANQIPSKYINRVTEIQGFNEPQKEEYFRKRISDENQASRIISHIRRSRSLHIMCHIPVFCWISATVLQNLLKQDDSAEIPQTLTEMYIHFLLTQVNMKNQKYPEKLLLSNRDVIVKLAELAFKQLMKGNVMFYEEDLIESGINVTDASVYSGICTEIFKEESVIHQRKVYCFIHLSFQEFLAAFFVFYCHVSKNNKSLKSFLEKEYTKYIQKNSLYELLKAAVNKSFRSKTGQLDLFLRFLFGVSLESNQRLLQDLLTDTVNSSEIIRKITQHIKNTIKCDEHLSADKCINLFLCLLETNDQTLYREIQEFVKSEDHSVNELSPSHCSTIAYMLQISEEVLDEFDLKKYNTSDEGRRRLIPAVLHCRKALLADCNLTGQFCESLSSSLQSSNSLLRELDLSNNDLWDSGGKLLSDGLKSSHCQLNILRLAACNLTGQFCESLSSSLQSSNSLLRELDLSNNDLCDSGVKLLSDGLKSSHCQLNILRLSGCMVTEEGCCYLASALSSNPSHLRELDLSYNHPGQSLVTLVSDPNYRLDKLNLDHGGEIRIKAGLQKYACDLTLDLNTANTHLALSERNRKVTHVEEEQSYPDHPERFDVLPQVLCRESLSGRCYWEAEWSFWADISMMYKGISRRGKSDDCWFGYNEKSWSLNCLKNSFTVRHNNKSTDISVPSHLSNRVGVYLDWLAGTLSFYSVSETHTLTHLHTLNSTFTEPLYAGFGVYFSGSVSLCEKQ
- the LOC127498742 gene encoding NACHT, LRR and PYD domains-containing protein 3-like isoform X6, encoding MSGKKKQKKKLVLVQTRKAASPEPSCVSMKSDASMDPPPKLNDGALTSNPDSTSGKMSGKKKQKKKLVLVQTRKAASPESSCVSMKSDASMDPPPKLNDGAPTSNPDNTSGKMSGKKKQKKKLVLVQTRKAASPESSCVSMKSDASMDPPPKLNDRALTSNPEMKSDDVIRSVTPRLTCTYSDLIRQRVRDQHKNSMKNKYKSLFEGVNEEHELLQMEKTARTQDTPIYCNDIFKPLHEPGCEKKEKIKTVLTKGIAGIGKTVSVQKFILDWSEGKANQDVDFMFVLPFRELNLIKGHPHSLHGLLLDFHPELQNFDSKIYEECKVVFIFDGLDESRITLMFSDDLKICDVNESSAVGLLMSNLISGDLLPSALIWITSRPAAANQIPSKYINRVTEIQGFNEPQKEEYFRKRISDENQASRIISHIRRSRSLHIMCHIPVFCWISATVLQNLLKQDDSAEIPQTLTEMYIHFLLTQVNMKNQKYPEKLLLSNRDVIVKLAELAFKQLMKGNVMFYEEDLIESGINVTDASVYSGICTEIFKEESVIHQRKVYCFIHLSFQEFLAAFFVFYCHVSKNNKSLKSFLEKEYTKYIQKNSLYELLKAAVNKSFRSKTGQLDLFLRFLFGVSLESNQRLLQDLLTDTVNSSEIIRKITQHIKNTIKCDEHLSADKCINLFLCLLETNDQTLYREIQEFVKSEDHSVNELSPSHCSTIAYMLQISEEVLDEFDLKKYNTSDEGRRRLIPAVLHCRKALLAACNLTGQFCESLSSSLQSSNSLLRELDLSNNDLCDSGVKLLSDGLKSSHCQLNILRLSGCMVTEEGCCYLASALSSNPSHLRELDLSYNHPGQSLVTLVSDPNYRLDKLNLDHGGEIRIKAGLQKYACDLTLDLNTANTHLALSERNRKVTHVEEEQSYPDHPERFDVLPQVLCRESLSGRCYWEAEWSFWADISMMYKGISRRGKSDDCWFGYNEKSWSLNCLKNSFTVRHNNKSTDISVPSHLSNRVGVYLDWLAGTLSFYSVSETHTLTHLHTLNSTFTEPLYAGFGVYFSGSVSLCEKQ
- the LOC127498742 gene encoding NACHT, LRR and PYD domains-containing protein 3-like isoform X8; the encoded protein is MSGKKKQKKKLVLVQTRKAASPEPSCVSMKSDASMDPPPKLNDGALTSNPEMKSDDVIRSVTPRLTCTYSDLIRQRVRDQHKNSMKNKYKSLFEGVNEEHELLQMEKTARTQDTPIYCNDIFKPLHEPGCEKKEKIKTVLTKGIAGIGKTVSVQKFILDWSEGKANQDVDFMFVLPFRELNLIKGHPHSLHGLLLDFHPELQNFDSKIYEECKVVFIFDGLDESRITLMFSDDLKICDVNESSAVGLLMSNLISGDLLPSALIWITSRPAAANQIPSKYINRVTEIQGFNEPQKEEYFRKRISDENQASRIISHIRRSRSLHIMCHIPVFCWISATVLQNLLKQDDSAEIPQTLTEMYIHFLLTQVNMKNQKYPEKLLLSNRDVIVKLAELAFKQLMKGNVMFYEEDLIESGINVTDASVYSGICTEIFKEESVIHQRKVYCFIHLSFQEFLAAFFVFYCHVSKNNKSLKSFLEKEYTKYIQKNSLYELLKAAVNKSFRSKTGQLDLFLRFLFGVSLESNQRLLQDLLTDTVNSSEIIRKITQHIKNTIKCDEHLSADKCINLFLCLLETNDQTLYREIQEFVKSEDHSVNELSPSHCSTIAYMLQISEEVLDEFDLKKYNTSDEGRRRLIPAVLHCRKALLADCNLTGQFCESLSSSLQSSNSLLRELDLSNNDLWDSGGKLLSDGLKSSHCQLNILRLAACNLTGQFCESLSSSLQSSNSLLRELDLSNNDLCDSGVKLLSDGLKSSHCQLNILRLSGCMVTEEGCCYLASALSSNPSHLRELDLSYNHPGQSLVTLVSDPNYRLDKLNLDHGGEIRIKAGLQKYACDLTLDLNTANTHLALSERNRKVTHVEEEQSYPDHPERFDVLPQVLCRESLSGRCYWEAEWSFWADISMMYKGISRRGKSDDCWFGYNEKSWSLNCLKNSFTVRHNNKSTDISVPSHLSNRVGVYLDWLAGTLSFYSVSETHTLTHLHTLNSTFTEPLYAGFGVYFSGSVSLCEKQ
- the LOC127498742 gene encoding NLR family CARD domain-containing protein 3-like isoform X7; translated protein: MSGKKKQKKKLVLVQTRKAASPEPSCVSMKSDASMDPPPKLNDGALTSNPDSTSGKMSGKKKQKKKLVLVQTRKAASPESSCVSMKSDASMDPPPKLNDGAPTSNPDNTSGKMSGKKKQKKKLVLVQTRKAASPESSCVSMKSDASMDPPPKLNDRALTSNPEMKSDDVIRSVTPRLTCTYSDLIRQRVRDQHKNSMKNKYKSLFEGVNEEHELLQMEKTARTQDTPIYCNDIFKPLHEPGCEKKEKIKTVLTKGIAGIGKTVSVQKFILDWSEGKANQDVDFMFVLPFRELNLIKGHPHSLHGLLLDFHPELQNFDSKIYEECKVVFIFDGLDESRITLMFSDDLKICDVNESSAVGLLMSNLISGDLLPSALIWITSRPAAANQIPSKYINRVTEIQGFNEPQKEEYFRKRISDENQASRIISHIRRSRSLHIMCHIPVFCWISATVLQNLLKQDDSAEIPQTLTEMYIHFLLTQVNMKNQKYPEKLLLSNRDVIVKLAELAFKQLMKGNVMFYEEDLIESGINVTDASVYSGICTEIFKEESVIHQRKVYCFIHLSFQEFLAAFFVFYCHVSKNNKSLKSFLEKEYTKYIQKNSLYELLKAAVNKSFRSKTGQLDLFLRFLFGVSLESNQRLLQDLLTDTVNSSEIIRKITQHIKNTIKCDEHLSADKCINLFLCLLETNDQTLYREIQEFVKSEDHSVNELSPSHCSTIAYMLQISEEVLDEFDLKKYNTSDEGRRRLIPAVLHCRKALLADCNLTGQFCESLSSSLQSSNSLLRELDLSNNDLWDSGGKLLSDGLKSSHCQLNILRLSGCMVTEEGCCYLASALSSNPSHLRELDLSYNHPGQSLVTLVSDPNYRLDKLNLDHGGEIRIKAGLQKYACDLTLDLNTANTHLALSERNRKVTHVEEEQSYPDHPERFDVLPQVLCRESLSGRCYWEAEWSFWADISMMYKGISRRGKSDDCWFGYNEKSWSLNCLKNSFTVRHNNKSTDISVPSHLSNRVGVYLDWLAGTLSFYSVSETHTLTHLHTLNSTFTEPLYAGFGVYFSGSVSLCEKQ
- the LOC127498742 gene encoding NACHT, LRR and PYD domains-containing protein 3-like isoform X3, which encodes MSGKKKQKKKLVLVQTRKAASPEPSCVSMKSDASMDPPPKLNDGALTSNPDSTSGKMSGKKKQKKKLVLVQTRKAASPESSCVSMKSDASMDPPPKLNDGAPTSNPEMKSDDVIRSVTPRLTCTYSDLIRQRVRDQHKNSMKNKYKSLFEGVNEEHELLQMEKTARTQDTPIYCNDIFKPLHEPGCEKKEKIKTVLTKGIAGIGKTVSVQKFILDWSEGKANQDVDFMFVLPFRELNLIKGHPHSLHGLLLDFHPELQNFDSKIYEECKVVFIFDGLDESRITLMFSDDLKICDVNESSAVGLLMSNLISGDLLPSALIWITSRPAAANQIPSKYINRVTEIQGFNEPQKEEYFRKRISDENQASRIISHIRRSRSLHIMCHIPVFCWISATVLQNLLKQDDSAEIPQTLTEMYIHFLLTQVNMKNQKYPEKLLLSNRDVIVKLAELAFKQLMKGNVMFYEEDLIESGINVTDASVYSGICTEIFKEESVIHQRKVYCFIHLSFQEFLAAFFVFYCHVSKNNKSLKSFLEKEYTKYIQKNSLYELLKAAVNKSFRSKTGQLDLFLRFLFGVSLESNQRLLQDLLTDTVNSSEIIRKITQHIKNTIKCDEHLSADKCINLFLCLLETNDQTLYREIQEFVKSEDHSVNELSPSHCSTIAYMLQISEEVLDEFDLKKYNTSDEGRRRLIPAVLHCRKALLADCNLTGQFCESLSSSLQSSNSLLRELDLSNNDLWDSGGKLLSDGLKSSHCQLNILRLAACNLTGQFCESLSSSLQSSNSLLRELDLSNNDLCDSGVKLLSDGLKSSHCQLNILRLSGCMVTEEGCCYLASALSSNPSHLRELDLSYNHPGQSLVTLVSDPNYRLDKLNLDHGGEIRIKAGLQKYACDLTLDLNTANTHLALSERNRKVTHVEEEQSYPDHPERFDVLPQVLCRESLSGRCYWEAEWSFWADISMMYKGISRRGKSDDCWFGYNEKSWSLNCLKNSFTVRHNNKSTDISVPSHLSNRVGVYLDWLAGTLSFYSVSETHTLTHLHTLNSTFTEPLYAGFGVYFSGSVSLCEKQ
- the LOC127498742 gene encoding NACHT, LRR and PYD domains-containing protein 3-like isoform X2, whose protein sequence is MSGKKKQKKKLVLVQTRKAASPEPSCVSMKSDASMDPPPKLNDGALTSNPDTSGKMSGKKKQKKKLVLVQTRKAASPESSCVSMKSDASMDPPPKLNDGAPTSNPDNTSGKMSGKKKQKKKLVLVQTRKAASPESSCVSMKSDASMDPPPKLNDRALTSNPEMKSDDVIRSVTPRLTCTYSDLIRQRVRDQHKNSMKNKYKSLFEGVNEEHELLQMEKTARTQDTPIYCNDIFKPLHEPGCEKKEKIKTVLTKGIAGIGKTVSVQKFILDWSEGKANQDVDFMFVLPFRELNLIKGHPHSLHGLLLDFHPELQNFDSKIYEECKVVFIFDGLDESRITLMFSDDLKICDVNESSAVGLLMSNLISGDLLPSALIWITSRPAAANQIPSKYINRVTEIQGFNEPQKEEYFRKRISDENQASRIISHIRRSRSLHIMCHIPVFCWISATVLQNLLKQDDSAEIPQTLTEMYIHFLLTQVNMKNQKYPEKLLLSNRDVIVKLAELAFKQLMKGNVMFYEEDLIESGINVTDASVYSGICTEIFKEESVIHQRKVYCFIHLSFQEFLAAFFVFYCHVSKNNKSLKSFLEKEYTKYIQKNSLYELLKAAVNKSFRSKTGQLDLFLRFLFGVSLESNQRLLQDLLTDTVNSSEIIRKITQHIKNTIKCDEHLSADKCINLFLCLLETNDQTLYREIQEFVKSEDHSVNELSPSHCSTIAYMLQISEEVLDEFDLKKYNTSDEGRRRLIPAVLHCRKALLADCNLTGQFCESLSSSLQSSNSLLRELDLSNNDLWDSGGKLLSDGLKSSHCQLNILRLAACNLTGQFCESLSSSLQSSNSLLRELDLSNNDLCDSGVKLLSDGLKSSHCQLNILRLSGCMVTEEGCCYLASALSSNPSHLRELDLSYNHPGQSLVTLVSDPNYRLDKLNLDHGGEIRIKAGLQKYACDLTLDLNTANTHLALSERNRKVTHVEEEQSYPDHPERFDVLPQVLCRESLSGRCYWEAEWSFWADISMMYKGISRRGKSDDCWFGYNEKSWSLNCLKNSFTVRHNNKSTDISVPSHLSNRVGVYLDWLAGTLSFYSVSETHTLTHLHTLNSTFTEPLYAGFGVYFSGSVSLCEKQ
- the LOC127498742 gene encoding NACHT, LRR and PYD domains-containing protein 3-like isoform X4, yielding MSGKKKQKKKLVLVQTRKAASPEPSCVSMKSDASMDPPPKLNDGALTSNPDNTSGKMSGKKKQKKKLVLVQTRKAASPESSCVSMKSDASMDPPPKLNDRALTSNPEMKSDDVIRSVTPRLTCTYSDLIRQRVRDQHKNSMKNKYKSLFEGVNEEHELLQMEKTARTQDTPIYCNDIFKPLHEPGCEKKEKIKTVLTKGIAGIGKTVSVQKFILDWSEGKANQDVDFMFVLPFRELNLIKGHPHSLHGLLLDFHPELQNFDSKIYEECKVVFIFDGLDESRITLMFSDDLKICDVNESSAVGLLMSNLISGDLLPSALIWITSRPAAANQIPSKYINRVTEIQGFNEPQKEEYFRKRISDENQASRIISHIRRSRSLHIMCHIPVFCWISATVLQNLLKQDDSAEIPQTLTEMYIHFLLTQVNMKNQKYPEKLLLSNRDVIVKLAELAFKQLMKGNVMFYEEDLIESGINVTDASVYSGICTEIFKEESVIHQRKVYCFIHLSFQEFLAAFFVFYCHVSKNNKSLKSFLEKEYTKYIQKNSLYELLKAAVNKSFRSKTGQLDLFLRFLFGVSLESNQRLLQDLLTDTVNSSEIIRKITQHIKNTIKCDEHLSADKCINLFLCLLETNDQTLYREIQEFVKSEDHSVNELSPSHCSTIAYMLQISEEVLDEFDLKKYNTSDEGRRRLIPAVLHCRKALLADCNLTGQFCESLSSSLQSSNSLLRELDLSNNDLWDSGGKLLSDGLKSSHCQLNILRLAACNLTGQFCESLSSSLQSSNSLLRELDLSNNDLCDSGVKLLSDGLKSSHCQLNILRLSGCMVTEEGCCYLASALSSNPSHLRELDLSYNHPGQSLVTLVSDPNYRLDKLNLDHGGEIRIKAGLQKYACDLTLDLNTANTHLALSERNRKVTHVEEEQSYPDHPERFDVLPQVLCRESLSGRCYWEAEWSFWADISMMYKGISRRGKSDDCWFGYNEKSWSLNCLKNSFTVRHNNKSTDISVPSHLSNRVGVYLDWLAGTLSFYSVSETHTLTHLHTLNSTFTEPLYAGFGVYFSGSVSLCEKQ
- the LOC127498742 gene encoding NACHT, LRR and PYD domains-containing protein 3-like isoform X9 — translated: MSGKKKQKKKLVLVQTRKAASPESSCVSMKSDASMDPPPKLNDRALTSNPEMKSDDVIRSVTPRLTCTYSDLIRQRVRDQHKNSMKNKYKSLFEGVNEEHELLQMEKTARTQDTPIYCNDIFKPLHEPGCEKKEKIKTVLTKGIAGIGKTVSVQKFILDWSEGKANQDVDFMFVLPFRELNLIKGHPHSLHGLLLDFHPELQNFDSKIYEECKVVFIFDGLDESRITLMFSDDLKICDVNESSAVGLLMSNLISGDLLPSALIWITSRPAAANQIPSKYINRVTEIQGFNEPQKEEYFRKRISDENQASRIISHIRRSRSLHIMCHIPVFCWISATVLQNLLKQDDSAEIPQTLTEMYIHFLLTQVNMKNQKYPEKLLLSNRDVIVKLAELAFKQLMKGNVMFYEEDLIESGINVTDASVYSGICTEIFKEESVIHQRKVYCFIHLSFQEFLAAFFVFYCHVSKNNKSLKSFLEKEYTKYIQKNSLYELLKAAVNKSFRSKTGQLDLFLRFLFGVSLESNQRLLQDLLTDTVNSSEIIRKITQHIKNTIKCDEHLSADKCINLFLCLLETNDQTLYREIQEFVKSEDHSVNELSPSHCSTIAYMLQISEEVLDEFDLKKYNTSDEGRRRLIPAVLHCRKALLADCNLTGQFCESLSSSLQSSNSLLRELDLSNNDLWDSGGKLLSDGLKSSHCQLNILRLAACNLTGQFCESLSSSLQSSNSLLRELDLSNNDLCDSGVKLLSDGLKSSHCQLNILRLSGCMVTEEGCCYLASALSSNPSHLRELDLSYNHPGQSLVTLVSDPNYRLDKLNLDHGGEIRIKAGLQKYACDLTLDLNTANTHLALSERNRKVTHVEEEQSYPDHPERFDVLPQVLCRESLSGRCYWEAEWSFWADISMMYKGISRRGKSDDCWFGYNEKSWSLNCLKNSFTVRHNNKSTDISVPSHLSNRVGVYLDWLAGTLSFYSVSETHTLTHLHTLNSTFTEPLYAGFGVYFSGSVSLCEKQ